A window of the Dyadobacter pollutisoli genome harbors these coding sequences:
- a CDS encoding SCP2 sterol-binding domain-containing protein yields MSLQILTDRIKDILGTDSGLGATAKFKTEEGSVFVDGKTVPNSVSNEDAEADCTFEVSTKNALKLLDGDLNAMMALMTGKLKIDGDMGVAMKIAETFGGK; encoded by the coding sequence ATGAGCCTTCAAATCCTGACTGACCGCATTAAAGATATTCTTGGAACTGATAGTGGCCTTGGAGCAACTGCCAAATTCAAGACGGAGGAAGGCAGCGTCTTTGTAGACGGAAAAACAGTACCGAACTCGGTTTCCAATGAGGATGCAGAGGCAGATTGTACTTTCGAAGTTTCGACAAAAAATGCATTGAAACTGCTTGACGGCGACCTGAATGCGATGATGGCATTGATGACCGGGAAATTGAAAATCGATGGCGATATGGGTGTGGCTATGAAAATCGCTGAAACTTTCGGGGGCAAATAG